The window taaatattatatatatatatatattattaatataagttttaagtttaaacttaaaaataaaaaaataaaaaacaaaccctagaatctctacccgaccgcacacccccttccctttccctttcttctctttctctgcacACTGCCAGCTGCACGCTcgccccgaccaccaccaccaattttcatttcagctccacaatagtataaTTTCAATATCTTGAGATATACTTCTttggcgagaaacccaagaaattcgagatgggttcttctcaaatttgttagagtttcaaggaaatccaatgatctgattggctagagctctttatttggatttttgatctgtgttctgctctatttcttttctagtacttggatttttgctggtggaagaagatcaagaacagatcgattTTTATAGGTTTCCTCATccaattcgaagctttgtttggtttttttcattgggttttgctttgattcttttaagatttttgaatttttcatcaatagagGAGGATTAAGAATAGAattcattactctctcacccaacaagctcgagctcgactcgaggtaaactcgactcgatccactagctcgactcgaactcgactcgacaactttggctAACAAGTCAAGctttaatgttgagctcgaggccaagctcgaactcgagtacatcatggacaagccaagccaagcttggcccacctcgactcgactcggctcgatgcccacctctacatatTATGCTAAGAAACATTAAAGATAATTGATAATATTTTGCTATGATAGATTTGATTAAATTGGTTTCTTTAATTGACTTGGTATAAGACACTTTGCTTTGTTGAGCTCATTCGCTATTTATAAACTTccctaatataatcatttgactGCATCTTCCCGCGTTCGTTCAACGGTTACAACAATTACTCCAACACCACTTTGTCCTTCcatattcttctttttcttcttgacaCCTATCTTAATAACTGCGTCAACACTGCTTTTTGCTTGACCACATTCTATCTTGCTAGCCACATTACATCCTGGAATGACGTTTATAATCTACCGAGTGCCTGTTGTCATTTTCACAAAACATGCTCCAAAAATCCTCGCATACCATATGCACGTTATATACTTTTTATGTGATAACACACGTCCTTTCCTAATTAGCTCTTTCAAAAATGGTAAAAATAATGTACAACAACATACACCACTTGTCCATTGGCCGCATGCTCACCCTTtccacacatgccacacatgcCATCTTAAAAGTCCATGAGACATCTAAGCAATATGTAAGTTGACCCAATCATAAACATAGCTATATTGAAAAATAGTCAAGTTCATTTATCGGTGGGCCAACCCTTTGAATAAGGAGTGGATGGTTTAAAAAGAAGTTACCAACAATCTACATGCAAATATTAATTAAGCATCGACAGTGTAATGTTAAAGTGGTGGTATAAGCGTGGCTAAAGTCAGAACTCAGACTCTTTTTTTACTaagtgtttttattattatttttatttttttaattttattttaaggtGACGTATTGTCTATAGTAATAAATTTTTTCATCAAAGTTGTACAGATTGGCTGAAAAATGTTAAtatgaatatatatttttataataaataataaatggaCCGCATTACTCTTCCAAATGATCACAACAAGGGATATAATGGGAGTTTATAAATCCCaaggatgtcatgcacacatcacaggTCGACTAATTAGCTGCTTGTGAAGAGAGGAGGTAGTTATGCTGAGCAAGCTCTGTGTTCAACGTGATGTTTGTATgtcattatccacaccgtttatctgtttttccacctcattttatgacattcaagcgtatccaaagctcaagtggaccacacgaaattaACAATAGACATATTGACACTTTTATTGGTTGAATGAGAACCGTTCATCTAATTCCTTTTTAATTGCGCCTCTTTATGGTGCAGATCTTGCGGATGCATTACACGTGGGCAGATGTGCTGCGAATCGCCTCTTTAATATTTCCTTGCGCGATTCCTCCAAAACCCTATCTACGTAGACATAAGTTAGTATGCGCGTACAGTTCTCGTACTCATACATGTATAAGAAATCCTACAAAATACACGTAATTAAATCAATacaaatcctacaaaataaaGCTTAAATCATCACCATACATCACGTCCGACCACCTACATAAATACGTACGTAAAAGCATATACATACCTGTATTTACACAAGTATACGTACGTATTCATATGTACGTGCATGCACGCAGGAGACAGCTTCAGTTGTAGGAGGGATTGCCTTCATCGCGCTGGATATGGAAGTGCTATTCGTCACCCAATAACCTATACATTGCAGCTGATAAAAtggatccagactgttcatcagtGGGTCATAGCAAAACATGCTCTATAATTGAAAACTGAAACACAAGAGACAATCACTACAATACGGATGGTCTCCTTCAAACAAACggttaatataataataaattcaaGAAGAGAACATGAAACCTACTATCATTGGTAAGGACTGAATTTTCAAccaagatggatggttcagatctatctCTTTGCCTTCAAAGTATTGGACGATGATGATCATCAGTTGCTGATCAAGGGCGAcggatccaagtgggccactagttctagaATAAGAAGATACTGTACGGTGGGACTGTTGTATCTGACTCTACATATACCAAGAAGGAATTTCAGGTAGCAACTGAACTCTTCCTACTTCgaaatttagagagagagagagagagagagagagagagagatggaaagatGCACATTAACAGCAACAACCTCCTTTAATGGCAGCCTCGGCCAAAGGTCCACCTTCCAAACTACAGATATATCTCCTCCTtacaccagattccaatccaAACCCAATTTCAGAGACGGTTCCTTCTCTTCATATATCCGTCCTGATACTGCTACAACCGTCGCAAAACCATCCCTCAAACCTGCCGTTGGAAATCGAACTGACGACACTGAAATCAGCATATTCGACGCGAAGCAGTATTTCGATGAAAACCCAGATCAGAAACAGATCAAGACATCTCAGCCACTCGATCGAATTGCGGAAAGATGCGATCTTTCTACCGCTCCACGCCTCTCCTCTGTTTCTTCTGTAGATGGGTTTGGGAGAAATTGCAGAAGTGGATCTTTCCATGCAACCCCAACAGCTTCTTCAGAAGCTAGTTGGAATAGTCAGTCAGGGCTTCTTTCAAATCCGCCGGGTTCGATTTCAATCTCCATGAAAAATCTCCCTTTGAATGGGCATAGAAGAGGGTCATCTTCTTCCAGAAAATGGCTCTTTGGAAGAAAATGCCCCTGTTCTGGGAAGAAATCTGTCGATGTCGAAGAGAAATTCCCAGAACCCAAACACCCAATTCATTTGAATTCAAATCCCAACGGCTCTGTAAATCTTAAGAAACAGAGTTTCAAAGCAGGGGAATCTGTTTCCATGGAGAAAGGAGGTAAAGAGAGCGAGAAAGGAATTGGAATTGAGGAGATGGCAAATTTGAAATTAGTGGCTGGAAGTTGGGCaaaagatcaggagtttacaccGGATTTAGGCAGTTTTACACCGGATACATGCAGTTTTTCATCGGAAAATGGTATTGCAGCAGAGATTGGTCACCGGATTGTCCCCTCCGGGAGGTCTTTTGGCGATATGGGTGGTTTTACTTTTCCCATATTGAATCCACCGGCGGCCGGAAAACTGCTTGGGGCGAGTCCGGCGAACCACTTGGAGGACCTGCCACGGGAGTCGCTGGAGGTATTCCGACCGGCAGGGGATGCCGGCACCGTTCGGAAATCAACGGAGTTCCAGCATCGGGTGACAGTGCCATTCCCAGGAGATAACGGCCGCCGGAGCTTCACGTTTCCCACAAGCCCGAAGGGCCGGGCGGTGGTAACGGACGACGACGTCGCCAGCGATTCAAGCTCAGACCTCTTCGAGATCGAGAGCTTCTCGACACAGGCAACGTCATATCCAATGTACCGCCGCCGAGACTCGCTCGATGAGGTGACGAGCTATGAGGGGCGGCGGGTCGGCGCCCCTTCGCTGGGGGTGTCACAATTCCGCCAGAGCCTCGATGAGACAACTGCATCGATGGCTCCGACGGAATGTTACGAGCCCAGTGAAGTGAGCGTTGATTGGAGTGTGACCACGGCGGAGGGGTTCGACCGCAGTAGTGCGGCGAATTTCTCCACCGTGTCAGAATACGAGGAAATCAGGTTCACACAATTGGAGTCTGAGAAGACCACCTCCGCCCTAGGCGGTGGGGTGGCTAAGCGGAAGAGTAATGGTCTATTGAGCTGCCGGTGTGAGAAAGCGGTTAGCGTCGGGCCCCAGCCGGTGAAATGTGGGCCTGATCACCAAAGGATGAGCCCACCATCTTTCCCTATCGAATCAGCGCGGATTTCAGCCATGTCGAGATTGGCCACCGTTAGCTCGGTGCACGCGGCGCGGGCTGTGGCTGCCTCCGATAAGCCACCCCTCGCACGCTCACATTCGGCCCGTATCGCACGTACGATCGTGACAAGGTAATCGGGCCGCACATGTGTTTCGGGTGCAAATGTGACCGCAAGTGCGTGCTACATGCATGCATGTTATTGGCACCTGTGTGGATATGTTTCCTTTATGTGTTTGTATGAGTTAGGGAAATCACATGagtgatgtattttattttattttttttcatgtttgcTTTGGTGTATGCAAGTGATTGTTTCCATTCAATTCGTGTAATTCCAttcaatttctttcttttttttgtttttttacttttacATGCTTGTAAATTAGATGGCCAGGATTTATCCAAtggaaggtggggcccatcagataatTTCAACCCCCAGttgtacggacggtgtggatcatgacCCTTTAATTACTAAAGTATGCCATTGACATGAACGTATGGAGGTGTGTTGTTTTTAAATGCATGACAACGTTGCTGTTATGATTTTATGAAGTATGGGCGTTAGTTACTTTCACGTGATGATGTATGCATGTCGATGGTCCATGGAAATGTTCTAACATAGGCTTGAGTGCGCATGAGTGTTATCATGCGCCCAAATAACTAGAAACTTGTTACACGTGTGCATGATTTAGTCATGTGGGGTGCATGATAAGTACGTCAAGCCACGTGTCACGTTATGATTTTAACAATACACGTCACTCTTTTGTACTGATGGATTTGATGGATGGttatggtaggtcccaccatgtagatggcctctccaaaatcaggttgatcaGCTTGGCAGGTGGTCCAGACCTGTACGTCGAATCAGACCATACGATGGGTTGTACAATGATTtcaacggtgtggtccacctgatgctcAGAAAGGCCTGATTATTGTTCCATGTGATATTCATGGTGGGGACTACCTTTTCCATGGTAATGATATCTCTACAAGTGGCAGGTAGGCGAAAATGATGGTCCGGTACCGCAAGTTGTGGTACTGGTAATTGATCTTTCTCCCACTAATATTACACGTAAACCGGCCAGGCTGTTAATGGGCCAGACAGTTCTAAAAGCTATAGGCTTTCACCAACTTAGGTCCATGTACTGCGGACTTGCAACTAGAGCTAGGCATGGGACGACTTGACTTGCCCTGACTTGACTTGTCCAACTCGTTCAGATCCGCCTCAATCCAATCTGAATGGGTGAGTCCGTCCGAACTGAGTATGCTTCGCTTAAtttgaactcaaaccaagtcgagtttaCCCAGTATCACAACCCAACTCAATCCAGTCATACTGCACTCAATTTGAAACCCGACTGAACTCGGATttgagtatatatataatataaaatcataATTTCTAAGTATCTCTAATCCTATTCACCGCACCCGGTCCCGACCCCAACCTGAtcacaaactctctctctctctctcatcctcttcCACTTACAAGACCGGCAGCCACCCACAACCAtcttcaccctcctcctcctcctctctctctctctttcctctccactccctccctcctcttccaagcccgatagcccctcaccaccatcaccacccctcctcttcctctctctttctctctctcctctccactccctccctcatctctcgatccgattcggtgccaactcgacccgactcggtacttttgaccggtcagactcggtccggattagtccaggccataCCCGAACTCGGATTAGGTCAGTCATGCTAGACTCGGTAGCGAGCcgggtcaagttcgggtcaggcctatttcaaaaccggggcaagttgggtcagccctaacttggtccgactcgacttgatgcccaactctactcgTAACTCGTCCAATTCAACTCGAACTCAGTTGCTGATGCTGTGGGCCCAATTTTTCTATCATTTAATGGGGTGAAAATGGGCCCGGACGGCATGGAGCTTTATGGGCTTGGCTATGAGTATTAAGCCCCAAAAGCTAACGGGCCACGCGTAGATTCAGATACGCAGAAAGCTTCGACATGAAAACCCAGCCCGGCCCAACTTTTACACAGTTAGAATGGGTGGGGCCCAAGTACGCACGTCACATGTTAGGCCCACTATTGTCCATTCACACACCTAATCATGGCCCACTATCTATAAATGGTCCCAATTAAACCCACATATCGAAGGGAGGTCGACACCTGGGCCAGGCCCACACACCATTCAACAACCCAAGGAATCTGATGATGGGCAtatcatgcatgcatgtgcacCTAGGTAGATGTAGGTTAGGAGCATGGTCATGTGGGGGAAGGGACGGTGAGCTGTTGCTTTCTTTGTTGATGTATATTGCTTTGTTTTGAATGTCAAAGAGACCAAACCCCTTGTCTCCTTACATGAAACAATCAATgtgcaagaaaaaataaaaataataatgaaaaaacAAAAGGGCTTTCTATCCATGTATCTCCCATGTCTTCATGCTTTCAAGAAAGTCATGTATTCATGCATGAATGTATCATGTAGGCACACATGTGTCATCATGCATGGTAATGGCACTATGATTGACTATGCATGAGTtctcatgcatgcatgtatgcaatAACATCGTGCCGACATGAGTGAACATCATGTATCGCAAGCCATGCAGCATTATGCACATCTTATCAGATGCACATGCGCatcgcatgcatgcatgcattcacTTATATACATGCATTAGACATGTCATGTCAATTAGGTAACACCAACATGCATGTCATGGAGAATGTCACATGCCATCTGATGATGCAACATACATAAGAAAACATGTTTTTATGTTCTTGGGAGGAGAAATTTTGTAAAATGGTGAAAAGCTATTTTTGGTGTTTGGATACATGGAAGAATTTAgaaacatttatttattttcctggaAAGGCTTTTCTCCAAAGATACCATAAGATGTTTCTTTCATAAAAAAAGCTGGTAACAGCTATTTTCTTGAAAATATAAAAGATCTCAATAACAGACAGTATTTTCCCTCTTTGGTCGAAACataaaatcataattctataggATCACAATTCTATGATCCAAACATGATTATTTGAAGAGTATGCTTCTATTACAAAAAAGCTAGCTTTGACCTATTTATTCATATACATACAAACAATCTTTCCTACCCAAAAAGCCTTCCTAATTACAGCTCCTCATTTTCACACCATGCCTGTAACtacttttttcttaaaaaattttAGAAGATCTCAACCACTGAATGACTTCCTTTTGTTCGAATTGAACATAAATTCATGATTCCATGAAATTACAATTTTATCACTCAAATGTGCTAATTCGAACAATTTTTATTTGGAAAAGGTACACTTCCTATTCATTAGATTTTACGCATCGTTGGATTATTATCTCGAAAAAGGCCATAGTTTCTTCCTTTCATGAGAGCTTATGGTAGAGAGTCATTTTCATGTCTCTGATTGACAAAGAGTGGTGTGACATGCAATACTCAGTCAATAATATTTGTGCTTCTGTTTACACCTGATCTAGTTAGATTTTCCATGTGGCAGTGAAATctcaataagagaaacaaaagaTCTTTTGGCTGGCGTAATGGCCGCATGTGGTTAGAGTCCGCAAAGTTACGAGCAACTTGAAAAAGGTTAAGCCCAGCTGGCTACAGCTATGAGACATATGTTGCATTTCTCGCTCATGTGGTGCCAACTATTCATCATAGTGGCCTTTTGACCGAAATTGAGTATCGATCGAAACACAATCACAACAAGTGACGAGTTCAGGTGATGCACCCTAACATTTCGTAAAAGGCTTTCTAGGTGAAAACATGTGAGGAGCAGAGTAACAACCACGCTAAGTTGGTTGAGTTTTACGGTGCATTACACATGACCGTGCGGAAAAGGGATAGATATCAACAACATGTGCTCGAGAGAGACTCGTCTATCTAATAAGAGAAGGATGTGTCGTAACCAATGACCATCTCACAGCAAACGACTAGCACACATGACATTATTTGATAGTCCATAGCTGTCTTTTGGCAAAGATGATTATTTCCACATTAATAGATGTGAGGGGTGATTATAAAGATTTCTCTTCAGTTACTACCCCAAGATCTTGTAAATAGGAGAAATATCAATGAGCTCTGGACCCTCGCCAACCTAACACAAATCAAATCCATAATGCAATGTTGCCTATCCTTTTATTTTATCGTAGCTTATCTTAAACTAAGACAACCTGTCTACATTATTATGCTGGATTGACtttatgacgcagggatgaacgtgatgaagataactattccgaatccacggagcttctctggactcctcacagagacttctcgaatccacgaggaaagaaagcagaaaatagaaataaattctaataaattcgaaattgattaattgatgaataaaaatgagttcacaaccctttaaataggggaaccaagcaatgggaaagaaatcagaatcaaacaacaactcaaactcctagaatccaacAATTGCATCAACAGACCATTCGATACCACCGAGAACCGTTCGATGTCATCCAACAATGCTCGATCTCAttgagaattttctaattttctctAGTTGGTCACTGGATTAATTGGGTACtttttcaatgccatcaaagatgGCTCAATGCAATCGAAGGAAATCCGATTTTCATATATTGTCTCTAAACTGATTAGgtattagttcgatgccatcaacatagcttcaatgtcattaaaggataagcttcaatgacatcgatcagATCTGCGCAGATTTTCGCAAAATAGATTTTGCAAGATTTGTTTtatatttcgattgtgattcttccaaaggctatatattggGGTATAATCAGGATTGAGAGGTATTCatagctttctaattcgttctagggtttcaagggtgtagcttgggttgattcaaggttgttcggACCGGGTAATCTCTCGACTCTTGTaattttatgctttcatagtgatatctattcctttgtgccgtggttttttcccacaagagtTTTTTCATGTTAAAACTATGAGTGTTTGTGTTGTGCTTGCTTAgtgtgattggattacttcactcgattcatctctgtgtgcttttgTGGTCCCCAATGATTTCAAATATGAAGAAGAACCTGATGTCTGTGTCTCAGCTCATGAAATCAAGTAAAGAGAAGAAGAGTGAATTCATCTATGTGATATCAGACCAAGACGCATAAGCAAATAAAACACGAAAGAATGATATTGTTGATATACTACAAGCTCGACTTGCACGTCTGGTATACAAAGCTGTGTGATGGTGAAGAAGCAGCTATTGAAAGGGCCTCCTTAGTCAGACATTCGCCATGAAACAGTATGTCCCAATTGTCAATACGGGAAGACAAATAAGCTCCTTTACATAGATTCGACTTTTTATGGAAAGAAAACACTCAAACTAGTAAATTTAGATGTGTTTGGCAAAGTAAGAGTACCCTCTATTGGGGATTTTTCTTGTTACATTTGGGTGTATTTTCTAGAGGAGAAATATGAAGCGATCAGGAAGTTTGAAGTTCCACGATCGAGAAAGAATGATCTTAACAATAAGATCAAATGTTTTAGGAATGATattatgatgtagagcaggtcgcggacagtggaatagttatcctcttgaggaagatggtgctcgacctcacgtcctcccctgcgtcatatTAGCGGAGAATTCTCATCGAATGCAACTTCCACCCTTGAAAATGGACTAGGACatttggtagacgcctaaaaatgagttcatctcatttgagTTAATCacaattatatattagagatcatatttcttttGGGTAaggatttgaaataaaaaataaataaaattcttgATAACCAACATGAGATGAAATTTCAAGCGTCTATCAAACAGTATCTAATAAGAATCGTagtaaacatttcaacaaatggGCATGATTCTCACAAATGCGAGTCAGTGGTATTATTGGTATTTAATGATAAGACGCGTAGTTTAGGGAGGATACAGGATATTTTAGTATTACAAAATAAGAAAGCTTAAAACATTTGAATGATGGGATTACCATTCACCCACAAGATGATCATGGTTTGTAACCTTTGCAAGAGTAGCCGTTACAAAGTGTTTGAATTCAAGAAGAGCTCTGTTTAGGAGGTTAAAGATGGTCTTCTAAGAACATGTGTGCAATATCCTGGCTATTCatctggtggagcccactgttaaCGGGCTCCACCCaaaagaatcaggttggtccactcatcaagtgtgcTGCGTGTATACATTGAATACATGCTGCTTGTCACCTTATCTAATGGCTCTCCTCATACACATGCAGCCCAGCTAACGAGTGGACGGGTCTGATTTTCTGGCCATGGCAGTTTCTAGTAGGTCCCGCCTGATGAAAGGCCCGGATCTTGCATACATGTGCCATGTTCATCATATAGCCATTAGCCTATAGCTTGCAAGTCTTTAGCTGATTCAGTCAGTTGCGACATATCTTGTGCATCTGCTCCAGCTACCTTTGCAATCTCCTTGCAGCTGAGCTGGGGTTGTATCTTACCGTCCGATGAGTAATCAACGACTCCAGAATTTGGAGAAGGAAGATCACTTGATGCAGAAGCTTCATCTGAGGCGTCTGAACTGGGGTCTAAAACTAATGGCTCAGATAGCTGGATAACCGATTCGACGGTTGAAGATTCCAAGATCAAGGAAGAGGACATCTTTCTTTCATCGTCGCCCTTCATTCGGTCTCCGTACTCTTTGTAATCAAACCCAATTGAGCTCCGCCCACCAAACGTGGATTCGAGCTTGTCCAAGTTGAAAAGGTCCTCCATGATCTTCTGACTGTCCATGTTGTCTGAGTAGACGAACCTCGCTTTCTTGTATGTCTTGGGCTCTAGAAAGGGTTTCACAATCTGCAAAATACAAACCAATTATGGAAGTGTGGTCAATGATACAGTAGTAGTTGCTTGGTTTTAATACTTGCCATTTGGACCCActcctgatgtagagcgggggttgcggacactttcatgtcccagatggaccaaagaaggcctggTCGGAGGTGAAAGTGATAAGGACAGTTAGAACCCTAAAGCAAGCATATCTCACCCTAAAGCAAGCATATCTCACAAATCGAAATAAGTTAcccaacgtaccatatatgactTTGGGTAGaagaaactactttagccacccaatgcTGAATTTGCCAGATTTCATTAAATCCACGGTCAAAActtcattttaatttcatttttactatttataataagttttagtttgatcaacacccatatccatagctcaactgggaGACTGAGCAGAGATacgtcgtttcaacacttgaggtcttggtattgatcctagcgggggtggctaacatggagtgtgtgtactgacatgggtgtgtactaacaagctaacccgcaaaaaaataaaaataaaaattagttgGACCGTAATCCTTTGACCTTTAGGATTGGCGCCCAACATGAaaggggcttagaaaaattacgagaataacatggttatgccaaattggacacttactatttttggcccaaaaccaagaagtctagtagaaatcatgaccgtatataaatagtaagtttaccatttataataagtcacattttttaagtagtttgatttggagattgattctgaaacttcttgtAGGTTTgatatcattatttaaaggattgtaaattcgctTTTTTactatcaattaatttattttcgaatttatttaaattttctttatcttttttccttgtgaatttcatttttttaaaatttaatttatttattaatattatgtttaattatcaatcaatttgagtagtctttgtgaggagttcaaaaagctccatggatttggagtattTATCCCCTCGAGCAAAACAAGGATTGACCTTATCACATCCATCCTAGTGACTTGGCCGAGTTAGACTGAGTCATATATTTTCAATCTGCCTTGTGGTGTTAGACCGGAATGGACCTGATgaagtccgagtcaactcggatgaGTCCACAAGGGACTTCTTCTGAGTTTTAAAACTTTGGTGTAGTTGACGAAGTATAGCGTTCTCACCTACAATTCtgaacatgtggggtccatgatttGGTGGTGATACATACAAATGATCGGACGGTTGGATATGGGATTGTCCCACAATCTCTCATATCGAAGATCCTACTCCTAACCCTTGATTGGTGGCCTCAAAATAGACATTTCAGTGGAAATACAGAAATACTTCACATTCAACAGAACCAAGCCAAAAATCAAATATTACAATCTTTCCAATTTGGGATGGGTTACCCCACTTCCaccatggggcccatcagatcaatgatctgaATCACCAAATCATGGGCTGTGACTGTCTAACAAGGGAGAATTTAATACCATTGCCCAAAGAACATGTCATCGataagatgaacggtctggatctcaaaAGGTCCACCCCACCTATAAAAATGCATCCTCAATCTGGTAGTATTTTATAATGAGGAATGGCCCAATGAATCACGTGTCTTCTATCGTTTCTAAGGCCAGTACCAGTAGTCATATAACAATAGCTCGAAATCGAAGGGCTTAGATTTGAAGGTTTTAACAGAAATGAAACAGAACAAGAAATCAAATGACATACCTTCCAGAATGATTCGAATATCTTCGGGGGGTTGTAGAGGATTCCCAGGCCAAGCCTCTCAGGGTAGTAGTTCTGCAGCACATGAGCTGTCTCACGGGTTACCTTCACAGATATGCTCGACGGATTCCAACCTTGGAAATCAACGAGCCAAACCATCTGCTCCTGATCAGGCCCCAAGTTAAAAATCGCATTCTCGATGCAGTATACCAAGTACTTGATCTGCCCTTTTGATGAGCTTGT of the Magnolia sinica isolate HGM2019 chromosome 7, MsV1, whole genome shotgun sequence genome contains:
- the LOC131251107 gene encoding uncharacterized protein LOC131251107, whose amino-acid sequence is MERCTLTATTSFNGSLGQRSTFQTTDISPPYTRFQSKPNFRDGSFSSYIRPDTATTVAKPSLKPAVGNRTDDTEISIFDAKQYFDENPDQKQIKTSQPLDRIAERCDLSTAPRLSSVSSVDGFGRNCRSGSFHATPTASSEASWNSQSGLLSNPPGSISISMKNLPLNGHRRGSSSSRKWLFGRKCPCSGKKSVDVEEKFPEPKHPIHLNSNPNGSVNLKKQSFKAGESVSMEKGGKESEKGIGIEEMANLKLVAGSWAKDQEFTPDLGSFTPDTCSFSSENGIAAEIGHRIVPSGRSFGDMGGFTFPILNPPAAGKLLGASPANHLEDLPRESLEVFRPAGDAGTVRKSTEFQHRVTVPFPGDNGRRSFTFPTSPKGRAVVTDDDVASDSSSDLFEIESFSTQATSYPMYRRRDSLDEVTSYEGRRVGAPSLGVSQFRQSLDETTASMAPTECYEPSEVSVDWSVTTAEGFDRSSAANFSTVSEYEEIRFTQLESEKTTSALGGGVAKRKSNGLLSCRCEKAVSVGPQPVKCGPDHQRMSPPSFPIESARISAMSRLATVSSVHAARAVAASDKPPLARSHSARIARTIVTR
- the LOC131251108 gene encoding uncharacterized protein LOC131251108 isoform X1, with the translated sequence MNLGRMSSKKSGSSSVEKPLSLEEQQAKINEVRKLLGPLNEALPIFCSDTLISRYLRARNWNTKKASKILKETLKWRLEHKPEKIKWEDVAQEAETGKIYRANYLDKHGRTVLVMRPGFQNTSSSKGQIKYLVYCIENAIFNLGPDQEQMVWLVDFQGWNPSSISVKVTRETAHVLQNYYPERLGLGILYNPPKIFESFWKIVKPFLEPKTYKKARFVYSDNMDSQKIMEDLFNLDKLESTFGGRSSIGFDYKEYGDRMKGDDERKMSSSLILESSTVESVIQLSEPLVLDPSSDASDEASASSDLPSPNSGVVDYSSDGKIQPQLSCKEIAKVAGADAQDMSQLTESAKDLQAIG
- the LOC131251108 gene encoding uncharacterized protein LOC131251108 isoform X2: MVKINEVRKLLGPLNEALPIFCSDTLISRYLRARNWNTKKASKILKETLKWRLEHKPEKIKWEDVAQEAETGKIYRANYLDKHGRTVLVMRPGFQNTSSSKGQIKYLVYCIENAIFNLGPDQEQMVWLVDFQGWNPSSISVKVTRETAHVLQNYYPERLGLGILYNPPKIFESFWKIVKPFLEPKTYKKARFVYSDNMDSQKIMEDLFNLDKLESTFGGRSSIGFDYKEYGDRMKGDDERKMSSSLILESSTVESVIQLSEPLVLDPSSDASDEASASSDLPSPNSGVVDYSSDGKIQPQLSCKEIAKVAGADAQDMSQLTESAKDLQAIG